In Persicimonas caeni, a single window of DNA contains:
- a CDS encoding DEAD/DEAH box helicase, with the protein MNDIGYFEMIVRLIEMLIDQMWQFTAGVFDLARHIGPLGSGMIVVGVCSVAMGVAWAMQRRLNKKLEKDPKESVSMLGQEVAFSLPAVALFIVMLPFLIIRWVVGAAGKFIMSLVSSSDDKAKGEEEEEEISVVVATIGPSFMWAGLIVAGLYVFGRVSEPLLRYQFDLSDGYPAWQYLIMGDRPELEWYLPLERFPYLGALVATGLWMTIWWWAGRIVRIVLGSELGSNLAEKIENRQVLKSWRTWFGSRMLFEPDTSYRAWAKWLPVAAVPFLIWSWGTLSTEPYRMGSSMFAVSLVLWLSWVIHVNLIGHWHMVEDEAEPEPEPEAPEGRDWSNVLEDLQVRLQVEEPFAFDAPRVVEPLEPASRAPKHGLISPLLGEVLPDEAGLTHMQQAVLETLSHQAYVHVDPPTVAGELELGRTGGAGIEDESGLRHRNQVVLAPDGSGKTTLAMLAACNHVLVHTRATLVVTRDEASAERFCSMLRSTLEPSTLRWTVRVRQAGSTLVNDLSQGIIPDVIVTSLRQLVVGILNEPRTYAPFLKNLGLIVVDDVESFCGPVEIHMQLAFRRLTLRVRELLGTRQLGEESAPVTLLLGVDSMHDTPTWAKTLCGIDAVTRVFEYGRARRSVPRAGSPASKADETAKSEAGHLGLDSGGLAALTDAEPGRYHLFYQLSDFVSESGESLSVHDLIESCERLGIPWHYRTCGDAHRRKGRQNLKLEQEPQHDVSSPLDAGVVFLAGHVSTVRREIDHLLHAGVRFQPDGQTSGQQDAANDRPVPIAFVSVVDPDERMALTELNPNSSLADVVETLPRPVVRAPFGRAVEAHLSADLVDTWMEVADILDVFGNTTVHTLGRLADSGLLVHESRTDLDAEENDYEKNMYVRVPAKAVASEEGEEDRGRTDRGRSDRSEGVLLPPKVSQVERPSGATVAIRDRTNLTIVEVTDRISARHVYYPGRIFETAQGRYVVVGAAADAAKQADGGAVSENDILVEPFLNDDVSSPRRRSWFRPLRASEALPGERQEGRDGSVEGAASEGHDAEPVFIGDYPVSVSLGPVECRTRHLATFRLDPHNFAVRQKLLYTASQAAHTVSDTMSMSGKNTVSDTMSAGAKNAVSDTVRTVALGIIANPHLDIVADAACPKLELRDARLIAAAMRAVLPSMYRGSDVDIQVALHIAADNPDTEYVLGSDDGFYLYDPHLGGNGAAQAIHRDGVELLLRLCRVYLERVLYHDRLRARYDYWANEDELVGRRRRTDKGPQDSERERDQQARKRALTWLDSRLRPEGSVTGGKRRGSFGVGSEEGEGDVFDIGRCWYSEDGTVTDLIWTKHRWMLDDGTEAMCDVGIGRKTAAKARTYTAEPDAGEEAFAEHLAWVSKQLDNPAFELDDQTIWGRPAMVWSLEAGDEIPSGSDANLLRDEAVIAYQKLALAVACDNYAALGPLADLLAQESDADLTTPEGRLTLTRFVTDFVQGIPFASKRQPHAFEGPIRTLLYRLGNQESQTLLLALLLKHAGVDSGLFWHPETGRMMTAAALPKASTVETGEQMLTWRERFGRDDRRLIWGELEPQPGSGGQYPRVYLPIATDKHEEIAGALVEKPEQWVFLPLAAAWLRLGIEQTEIPGGE; encoded by the coding sequence ATGAATGATATCGGCTACTTCGAGATGATCGTTCGGCTCATCGAAATGCTCATCGACCAGATGTGGCAGTTCACCGCCGGCGTCTTCGACCTCGCTCGCCATATCGGGCCGCTCGGAAGCGGCATGATCGTCGTGGGCGTCTGCTCGGTGGCGATGGGCGTGGCCTGGGCGATGCAGCGTCGGCTGAACAAGAAGCTCGAGAAGGACCCCAAGGAATCGGTGTCGATGCTCGGCCAGGAGGTGGCGTTTTCGCTGCCTGCGGTGGCTCTGTTCATCGTCATGCTGCCGTTTTTGATCATCCGCTGGGTGGTCGGCGCGGCCGGCAAGTTCATCATGTCGTTGGTCTCGTCGAGCGACGACAAGGCCAAGGGCGAAGAAGAGGAAGAAGAGATTTCGGTCGTCGTCGCCACGATCGGCCCGTCGTTTATGTGGGCGGGGCTGATCGTCGCCGGGCTCTACGTGTTCGGGCGGGTGAGCGAGCCGCTGCTCCGCTACCAATTCGATCTGAGCGACGGCTACCCGGCCTGGCAGTACCTGATCATGGGCGATCGCCCCGAGCTCGAGTGGTACCTGCCGCTGGAGCGTTTCCCGTATTTGGGCGCGCTGGTGGCGACCGGATTGTGGATGACGATCTGGTGGTGGGCCGGGCGAATCGTGCGCATCGTGCTGGGAAGCGAGCTCGGCTCGAACCTGGCGGAGAAGATCGAGAACCGACAGGTCTTGAAGAGCTGGCGCACCTGGTTTGGCAGCCGCATGCTCTTCGAGCCCGACACGTCGTATCGCGCCTGGGCGAAGTGGCTGCCGGTGGCGGCGGTGCCGTTTTTGATTTGGTCGTGGGGGACGCTGTCGACCGAGCCGTACCGCATGGGAAGCTCGATGTTTGCGGTGAGCCTTGTGCTGTGGCTGTCGTGGGTCATCCACGTCAACCTGATCGGCCACTGGCATATGGTCGAGGACGAAGCCGAGCCCGAGCCGGAGCCGGAGGCCCCCGAGGGGCGCGACTGGTCGAACGTGCTCGAGGATTTGCAGGTGCGCCTGCAGGTCGAGGAGCCGTTTGCCTTCGACGCGCCGCGCGTGGTCGAGCCGCTCGAGCCGGCGTCGCGTGCGCCCAAGCACGGGCTGATTTCGCCGCTGCTAGGCGAGGTTTTGCCCGACGAAGCCGGCCTGACGCACATGCAACAGGCGGTGCTCGAGACGCTCTCGCACCAGGCGTACGTGCACGTCGACCCGCCGACGGTCGCAGGTGAGCTCGAGCTCGGGCGCACCGGCGGCGCGGGCATCGAGGACGAGTCGGGCTTGAGGCACCGCAACCAGGTGGTCCTGGCGCCCGACGGCAGCGGTAAGACGACGCTGGCGATGCTGGCGGCGTGCAACCATGTGCTCGTGCACACCCGGGCGACGCTGGTAGTCACCCGCGACGAGGCGTCAGCCGAGCGGTTCTGCTCGATGCTTCGGAGCACGCTCGAGCCGTCGACGCTTCGCTGGACGGTGCGCGTGCGCCAGGCGGGCTCGACGTTGGTCAACGACTTGAGCCAGGGCATCATCCCCGACGTCATCGTCACGAGCCTTCGCCAACTCGTGGTCGGTATTTTGAACGAGCCGCGCACCTACGCCCCGTTTCTGAAGAATCTGGGGCTGATCGTCGTCGACGACGTCGAGTCGTTCTGCGGGCCGGTCGAGATCCACATGCAGCTCGCGTTTCGTCGGCTCACGCTCAGGGTGCGCGAGCTTCTGGGCACGCGCCAGCTCGGCGAAGAGAGCGCGCCGGTGACGCTGCTGTTGGGCGTCGACTCGATGCACGACACGCCCACGTGGGCCAAGACGCTGTGCGGGATCGACGCGGTCACGCGGGTCTTCGAGTACGGCCGCGCTCGTCGCTCCGTTCCCAGGGCTGGAAGCCCTGCCTCCAAAGCCGACGAAACCGCAAAATCGGAGGCAGGCCATCTTGGCCTGGATAGCGGCGGCCTCGCCGCCCTGACTGACGCCGAGCCGGGCCGCTACCACCTGTTCTACCAACTGTCGGACTTTGTGTCGGAGTCGGGCGAGTCGCTGTCGGTGCACGATCTCATCGAGTCGTGCGAGCGCCTCGGGATTCCGTGGCACTATCGCACGTGTGGCGACGCGCACCGGCGAAAGGGGCGGCAAAACCTGAAGCTCGAGCAGGAGCCGCAGCACGACGTGAGTTCGCCGCTGGACGCCGGTGTGGTCTTCTTGGCAGGGCACGTGAGCACGGTGCGCCGCGAGATCGACCATCTGTTGCACGCCGGGGTGCGGTTCCAGCCCGATGGGCAGACGAGTGGGCAGCAGGACGCCGCGAACGACCGGCCGGTGCCGATTGCGTTCGTGAGCGTGGTCGACCCGGATGAGCGCATGGCGCTGACCGAGCTCAACCCGAACTCGTCGCTGGCCGACGTGGTCGAGACCTTGCCGCGACCGGTGGTCCGCGCGCCGTTCGGACGAGCGGTCGAGGCGCACCTGTCGGCCGATTTGGTGGACACGTGGATGGAGGTCGCCGATATCCTCGACGTCTTCGGCAACACCACGGTCCACACGCTGGGTCGACTGGCCGACAGCGGCCTGTTGGTTCACGAGTCGCGCACGGACTTGGACGCCGAGGAGAACGATTACGAGAAGAACATGTACGTGAGGGTGCCGGCCAAGGCGGTGGCCTCGGAAGAGGGCGAGGAGGACCGGGGCAGAACGGACCGGGGCAGATCAGACCGGAGCGAGGGTGTGCTGCTGCCGCCGAAGGTCTCACAGGTCGAGCGCCCGTCGGGCGCCACGGTGGCCATCCGCGACCGCACGAACCTGACGATCGTGGAGGTCACCGACCGCATCAGCGCGCGGCATGTGTACTACCCGGGGCGCATCTTCGAGACCGCGCAGGGACGTTACGTGGTGGTCGGCGCGGCCGCCGACGCGGCCAAGCAGGCCGACGGAGGCGCGGTCAGCGAAAACGACATCTTGGTCGAGCCCTTCCTGAACGACGACGTGTCGAGTCCGCGGCGGCGAAGCTGGTTCCGCCCGCTGCGCGCCTCCGAAGCACTCCCCGGCGAGCGCCAAGAGGGCCGCGACGGCTCGGTCGAAGGCGCCGCCTCGGAGGGCCACGACGCCGAGCCGGTCTTCATCGGCGACTACCCGGTGTCGGTCTCCCTGGGACCGGTCGAGTGTCGCACGCGCCACCTGGCCACATTCCGCCTCGACCCGCACAACTTTGCGGTGCGCCAAAAGCTGCTCTACACCGCCTCCCAAGCGGCCCACACGGTGTCTGACACCATGTCCATGTCGGGCAAAAACACGGTGTCTGATACCATGTCTGCAGGGGCAAAAAACGCGGTGTCAGACACCGTGCGCACGGTCGCGCTGGGCATCATCGCCAACCCCCATCTCGACATCGTCGCCGACGCGGCATGCCCGAAACTCGAGTTGCGCGACGCGCGTCTCATCGCCGCGGCGATGCGCGCGGTGCTTCCCTCGATGTACCGCGGCTCCGACGTCGACATTCAGGTCGCGCTCCACATCGCCGCCGACAACCCGGACACGGAGTACGTGCTCGGCTCCGACGACGGTTTCTACCTGTACGACCCGCATCTTGGCGGCAACGGGGCGGCGCAGGCCATCCATCGCGACGGCGTCGAGCTTTTGCTCCGGCTGTGTCGCGTCTACCTCGAGCGCGTCCTGTACCACGACCGGCTGCGCGCTCGGTACGATTACTGGGCCAACGAAGACGAGCTCGTTGGGCGACGTCGACGCACGGATAAGGGGCCTCAGGATTCGGAGCGTGAGCGCGACCAGCAAGCGCGCAAGCGTGCGCTGACTTGGCTCGACAGCAGGCTTCGCCCTGAAGGCAGCGTCACCGGCGGGAAGCGTCGCGGCAGCTTCGGTGTGGGCTCGGAGGAGGGCGAGGGCGACGTCTTCGACATCGGTCGGTGTTGGTACAGCGAGGACGGCACGGTCACTGACCTCATCTGGACGAAGCATCGCTGGATGCTCGACGACGGCACCGAGGCGATGTGCGACGTGGGCATCGGTCGCAAGACGGCAGCTAAAGCGCGAACGTACACGGCCGAGCCCGACGCTGGCGAAGAGGCATTCGCCGAGCACCTCGCTTGGGTCTCCAAGCAGCTCGATAATCCGGCCTTCGAGCTCGACGACCAGACGATCTGGGGGCGCCCGGCTATGGTTTGGTCGCTCGAAGCGGGTGACGAGATCCCGAGCGGCTCGGACGCCAATCTCCTGCGCGACGAGGCGGTCATCGCCTACCAGAAACTCGCGCTGGCCGTCGCTTGCGATAATTACGCGGCCCTGGGCCCCTTGGCTGACCTCTTGGCACAAGAGAGCGACGCGGACCTGACGACCCCCGAAGGGCGCCTGACGCTCACGCGTTTTGTCACTGATTTCGTGCAGGGCATTCCGTTTGCGTCGAAGCGCCAGCCGCACGCCTTTGAGGGCCCGATTCGCACATTGCTCTATCGCCTGGGTAACCAAGAGTCACAGACTCTGTTACTCGCGCTGCTGTTGAAGCACGCCGGCGTCGACTCGGGACTCTTTTGGCACCCGGAGACCGGCCGGATGATGACGGCGGCCGCGCTCCCCAAAGCCAGCACGGTCGAGACCGGCGAGCAGATGCTCACCTGGCGCGAGCGCTTCGGCCGCGACGACCGTCGGTTGATCTGGGGCGAACTCGAGCCGCAACCGGGCTCGGGAGGCCAATATCCCCGCGTCTACTTGCCGATTGCGACCGACAAGCACGAAGAGATCGCAGGAGCGCTGGTCGAAAAGCCCGAGCAGTGGGTCTTCTTGCCGCTCGCCGCAGCTTGGCTGCGTCTGGGGATCGAGCAGACGGAAATCCCGGGGGGCGAGTGA
- a CDS encoding macro domain-containing protein gives MSQKFTVRRGDIAQCDADAVVNAWNRNFIPHWLLIPQGVSKALRKAAGREPFRQVGRMGLLPLGGVAVTGAGELPAKYMLHAAALHAYWSASEKSVRLAAESVFLRADELDVARVAIPLLGAGTGGVDAATSFRLIFEAWAKHPRKYACELYVFDQPSWDAVHGRIDAEYGGRVDLEIQI, from the coding sequence ATGTCGCAAAAATTTACTGTTCGACGTGGTGATATTGCTCAATGCGACGCCGACGCAGTGGTCAATGCGTGGAATCGCAACTTCATCCCTCACTGGTTGCTGATTCCTCAGGGAGTTTCCAAGGCGCTGCGAAAGGCTGCGGGGCGCGAGCCGTTCCGCCAGGTCGGGCGAATGGGGTTGCTGCCGTTGGGTGGGGTGGCGGTGACTGGTGCCGGCGAACTTCCGGCCAAGTACATGCTGCATGCAGCCGCGCTGCACGCCTACTGGTCAGCGTCGGAGAAATCGGTGCGGCTTGCTGCCGAGAGCGTCTTCCTCCGTGCAGATGAACTCGACGTCGCTCGTGTCGCAATTCCGCTGCTGGGGGCGGGAACTGGCGGTGTAGATGCAGCAACGTCCTTTCGGCTCATCTTCGAAGCATGGGCCAAACACCCCCGCAAATATGCCTGCGAGTTGTACGTCTTCGACCAGCCCAGCTGGGACGCAGTGCACGGGCGGATCGACGCCGAATATGGGGGGCGCGTAGATCTCGAAATCCAGATTTAG
- a CDS encoding transposase, with product MGHPLRNQEKDVIYELSNRTLHQMYALLPEEQVNAIILGLLAKYAWRYSVEIFAFCFMSNHFHMLARSKKLQLHLFMRDFQSQLAKKINALRNRTGTFWERRYTATKVMDDEAMVDRLRYIVCNPCESGLMRHPEQWPGLCSWDIHKSGEPMVGEVVNRKTYWAEKRKRKNEYKTEAELIEMATERYPLEMAKLPQWKNLDDEAYHQKIVETCHEHAGELAKKRKRPLPSPQKVLDVKWNERPKNPKKAPRPLCHGGDCKQRQAYRESRRLLVNGYREAIAKWRKGKSTVEFPDGTIPPGHQFCVGGSTKIRREPPAKTS from the coding sequence ATGGGACACCCGCTTCGAAATCAGGAAAAGGACGTCATCTACGAGCTGAGCAATCGCACCCTGCACCAGATGTACGCGCTTTTGCCCGAGGAGCAGGTCAACGCCATCATCTTGGGGTTGCTAGCAAAGTACGCCTGGCGCTACAGCGTCGAAATCTTCGCGTTTTGCTTCATGTCCAACCACTTCCACATGCTGGCGCGCTCTAAGAAGCTGCAGCTGCACCTGTTCATGCGCGACTTTCAGAGCCAGCTGGCCAAGAAAATCAACGCTTTGCGCAACCGCACTGGCACCTTCTGGGAGCGCCGCTACACCGCGACCAAAGTGATGGACGACGAGGCGATGGTCGACCGACTGCGCTATATCGTGTGCAATCCATGTGAGTCAGGCCTTATGCGCCACCCGGAGCAGTGGCCGGGGCTGTGCTCGTGGGATATCCACAAGTCTGGTGAGCCCATGGTGGGAGAAGTCGTCAACCGCAAGACCTATTGGGCGGAAAAGCGCAAACGCAAGAACGAGTACAAGACCGAAGCCGAGCTCATCGAGATGGCCACCGAGCGCTACCCGCTCGAGATGGCGAAGCTCCCGCAATGGAAAAACCTCGACGATGAGGCCTATCACCAAAAGATCGTCGAGACGTGCCACGAGCACGCCGGTGAGCTGGCCAAAAAGCGAAAAAGACCGCTTCCCAGCCCCCAGAAGGTACTCGATGTAAAATGGAACGAGCGCCCAAAGAACCCCAAGAAAGCGCCCCGCCCGCTGTGTCACGGCGGCGACTGCAAGCAGCGCCAGGCCTATCGAGAAAGCAGACGCCTGCTCGTCAACGGCTACCGAGAGGCCATCGCCAAGTGGCGAAAGGGAAAGTCGACAGTCGAGTTTCCCGACGGCACAATTCCGCCGGGCCACCAGTTCTGCGTGGGTGGGAGCACGAAGATACGGCGCGAGCCGCCAGCTAAGACCTCCTGA
- a CDS encoding tubulin-like doman-containing protein — translation MANERAVVEEMLTKPSMVAPTLFVGIGGCGCRIAVRVAEHLKRRPDYKERYSDLIKVALVDTNINDLETYREHADESFLISNFEKEEYANLAAGKLFLEADDYFTQWVPQDYRFRAGDTAGAGQIRIESRLGSYYQQKHKDMVPRFRRLLEEMKSHEHGHRRLDTTEIRIVMCFSNAGGTGSGSHLPLAYTLRDQARELGKPTMIGVCVLPAVFEDKTGANKDGTFANGYAALKEVEHLMKLGSPESRFYPENGIEFHYDPSDTSKRRVHQQPFNFMYLIDKPESYSLESPVDAAADGLYLQFFSPIFAEQAGDYDNYTQHQRFLVPHDFEAKGIVGYTQYYGSYGSAVLLVPVPGLVDYCARSAALGLMRQSFLGSIPGDATYNALRQNSRTFYEVTETDGADTAPIHVADFRKKDSETRKRLRDRLFQKRVRLLAACENDTGESGQFMEIFRHGHGPGAVPTTEGAIDTDDDRLDRDRQNLGQGGMKYSIGAILLEAVSGERSAGLTQRAYASIDDQKNKLIQKETYQKEDFAYWKSIVSSQTRKLKQVGMSVLENGYRDHRTDALIPGMDALVDLDFMKDDAGEVNLAAQRYAALSVLDALKEDDTRLHEPKPPQFDYADDDRVKDDDFKRVISQLYEYEAKKAFYEVQKAFFDKRAVFRGKLARMADQLRGLEQGFEEFARKQEKKISRKRVDGDESANQYVIDSEALQIENGRRMWDFYFEDKIAPLGELSLQSKEVQKRLSGVIRTMSLQKSMGNTAKLQKIFESLLEYAQGFLDTHIGGDPKAQDPTRRDGLRLADALKLEAEYRALFRTNQEEIDKEGRKAIRNAVAEYRAKPDEEQIDLGQDVYQEYFRDKIKRIETEKASLLCSYDESRDQHGGVRPNRVFLGVMGEDFGDADIEGAIKSVETAGIKWVTEGWHDPHKIVFYRAVLNVPLYVFGRMNEMKEYYYRFKNLAKRSKVLHIDKNWENSLPDLDPDGAQEKHRQEMVREHIINFGVLLTVNDPFGNNKGFVVHRNGNYYLRPPNSVPTDGDDQLALLGRSLTEAIEALPTVLQGEKVKYLAFQQMLQAVHDGLAPLVLERVVRLPFKWRRNRDQLRTQYGTEPSAEQKLKLQDYTDSYERMKEALESLLERLRNIEAEQMTIGGGLDGNAAGLNDHQAKSNLRQSIELLRGFVEGWRGMENPEESKTVPRDFQSLFQPMQEEKLKDTLEILRSGEIDRASFEKATKKQGAQSPTFSSPAKRGED, via the coding sequence ATGGCGAACGAAAGAGCCGTTGTCGAAGAAATGCTGACCAAGCCGAGCATGGTCGCCCCCACGTTGTTTGTGGGCATCGGCGGCTGTGGTTGCCGCATCGCCGTGCGCGTCGCCGAGCACCTCAAGCGCCGCCCGGATTACAAGGAGCGCTACAGCGATCTCATCAAGGTCGCCCTGGTCGATACCAATATCAACGACCTGGAGACGTATCGCGAGCACGCCGACGAGAGCTTCCTGATCAGCAACTTCGAGAAGGAAGAGTACGCCAACCTCGCCGCCGGCAAGCTCTTCTTGGAGGCCGACGACTACTTCACCCAGTGGGTGCCGCAGGACTACCGGTTCCGCGCGGGCGACACCGCCGGCGCCGGCCAGATCCGCATCGAGTCGCGCCTTGGCTCGTACTACCAGCAGAAGCACAAGGATATGGTGCCCAGGTTTCGGCGCCTGCTCGAGGAGATGAAGTCCCACGAGCACGGCCACCGACGCCTCGATACCACCGAGATTCGCATCGTGATGTGTTTCTCGAACGCCGGTGGCACCGGCTCGGGCAGCCACCTTCCGCTGGCCTACACGCTGCGCGACCAGGCGCGTGAGCTCGGCAAGCCGACCATGATCGGGGTGTGCGTGCTCCCGGCGGTCTTCGAGGACAAGACCGGCGCCAACAAAGACGGCACCTTCGCCAACGGCTACGCTGCGCTCAAGGAGGTCGAGCACCTCATGAAGCTCGGCTCGCCCGAGTCGCGCTTCTACCCCGAGAACGGCATCGAGTTTCACTACGACCCGTCGGACACCTCCAAGCGGCGGGTCCACCAGCAGCCGTTCAACTTTATGTACCTGATCGACAAGCCGGAGTCGTACAGCCTCGAAAGCCCGGTGGACGCGGCCGCAGACGGCCTGTACCTGCAGTTCTTCTCGCCGATTTTCGCCGAGCAGGCCGGCGACTACGACAACTACACCCAGCACCAGCGCTTCCTGGTGCCTCACGACTTCGAGGCCAAGGGAATCGTCGGCTACACCCAGTATTACGGCTCGTACGGCTCGGCCGTGCTGCTGGTGCCGGTGCCGGGGCTGGTCGACTACTGCGCGCGCTCGGCGGCGCTGGGGCTGATGCGTCAGAGCTTTTTGGGGAGCATCCCGGGCGACGCGACCTACAACGCGCTTCGCCAGAACTCGCGCACCTTCTATGAGGTCACCGAGACCGACGGCGCGGACACCGCGCCCATCCACGTGGCCGACTTCCGAAAGAAGGACAGCGAGACCCGAAAACGCCTGCGCGACCGCCTCTTCCAGAAGCGCGTGCGCCTGCTCGCCGCCTGCGAGAACGACACCGGCGAGTCGGGCCAGTTCATGGAGATCTTCCGCCACGGCCACGGCCCGGGCGCGGTGCCCACGACCGAGGGGGCGATCGACACCGACGACGATCGTCTCGACCGCGACCGCCAGAACCTGGGCCAGGGCGGCATGAAGTACTCCATCGGCGCGATCCTGCTCGAGGCCGTCTCCGGGGAGCGCTCCGCGGGGCTGACCCAGCGCGCCTACGCGTCGATCGACGACCAGAAGAACAAGCTCATCCAGAAGGAGACCTACCAGAAGGAGGACTTCGCCTACTGGAAGTCGATCGTGAGCAGCCAGACGCGCAAGCTCAAGCAGGTGGGCATGTCGGTGCTCGAAAACGGCTACCGCGACCACCGCACCGACGCGCTGATCCCGGGCATGGACGCGCTCGTCGACCTCGACTTCATGAAGGACGACGCCGGCGAGGTGAACCTGGCCGCCCAGCGCTACGCGGCGCTGAGCGTGCTCGACGCCCTCAAAGAGGACGACACGCGGCTGCACGAGCCCAAGCCCCCGCAGTTCGACTACGCCGATGACGACCGCGTCAAAGACGACGACTTCAAGCGCGTCATCTCGCAGTTGTACGAGTACGAGGCCAAAAAGGCGTTCTACGAGGTCCAAAAGGCCTTCTTCGACAAGCGCGCGGTCTTCCGCGGCAAGCTCGCCCGCATGGCCGACCAGCTTCGCGGCCTCGAGCAGGGCTTCGAGGAGTTCGCCCGCAAGCAGGAGAAGAAGATCAGCCGCAAGCGCGTCGACGGCGACGAGTCGGCCAATCAGTACGTCATCGACTCCGAGGCGCTGCAGATCGAGAACGGCCGGCGCATGTGGGACTTCTATTTCGAGGACAAGATCGCCCCGCTGGGCGAGTTGAGTCTGCAGAGCAAGGAAGTCCAGAAGCGCCTGAGCGGGGTCATCCGAACGATGAGCCTGCAGAAGAGCATGGGCAACACCGCCAAGCTCCAGAAGATCTTCGAGTCGCTCCTCGAGTACGCCCAGGGCTTCTTGGACACACATATCGGCGGCGACCCCAAGGCGCAGGATCCCACTCGCCGTGACGGGCTGCGCCTGGCCGACGCGCTCAAGCTCGAAGCCGAGTACCGCGCGCTCTTCCGCACCAACCAGGAAGAGATCGACAAAGAGGGCCGCAAGGCGATCCGCAACGCCGTGGCCGAATACCGCGCCAAGCCCGACGAAGAGCAGATCGACCTGGGCCAAGACGTCTACCAGGAGTATTTCCGCGACAAGATCAAGCGCATCGAGACCGAGAAAGCCTCGCTTCTGTGCAGCTACGACGAGTCGCGCGACCAGCACGGCGGCGTGCGCCCCAACCGCGTCTTCTTGGGCGTGATGGGCGAGGACTTTGGCGACGCCGACATCGAGGGCGCCATCAAGAGCGTCGAGACCGCCGGCATCAAGTGGGTCACCGAGGGATGGCACGACCCGCACAAGATCGTCTTCTACCGCGCGGTCTTGAACGTGCCCCTGTACGTGTTCGGGCGCATGAACGAGATGAAGGAGTACTACTACCGCTTCAAGAACCTGGCGAAGCGCTCGAAGGTGCTCCACATCGACAAGAACTGGGAGAACTCGCTGCCCGACCTCGACCCGGACGGCGCCCAGGAGAAGCACCGCCAGGAGATGGTGCGCGAGCATATCATCAACTTCGGCGTGCTGCTGACGGTCAACGACCCGTTCGGCAACAACAAGGGCTTTGTGGTCCACCGAAACGGCAACTACTACCTGCGCCCGCCCAACAGCGTGCCCACCGACGGCGACGATCAGTTGGCCTTGCTGGGCCGCAGCCTCACCGAGGCGATCGAAGCGCTGCCCACGGTACTCCAGGGCGAGAAGGTCAAGTACCTCGCCTTCCAGCAGATGCTCCAGGCGGTCCACGACGGGCTGGCCCCGCTGGTGCTCGAGCGGGTGGTGCGCCTGCCGTTCAAGTGGCGTCGAAACCGCGACCAGCTTCGCACCCAGTACGGCACCGAACCGTCGGCCGAGCAGAAGCTCAAGCTCCAAGACTACACCGACTCGTACGAGCGCATGAAAGAGGCGCTCGAGTCGCTGCTCGAGCGGCTTCGCAACATCGAGGCCGAGCAGATGACCATCGGCGGGGGCTTGGACGGCAATGCCGCAGGCCTGAACGACCATCAAGCCAAGTCGAACCTGCGCCAGTCGATCGAGCTCTTGCGCGGCTTCGTCGAGGGCTGGCGCGGCATGGAGAACCCCGAGGAGTCGAAGACGGTGCCCCGTGACTTCCAGAGCCTCTTCCAGCCGATGCAGGAGGAGAAGCTCAAAGACACCCTCGAGATCTTGCGCTCCGGTGAGATCGATCGGGCGAGCTTCGAGAAGGCGACGAAGAAGCAAGGCGCGCAATCGCCTACATTCTCCTCCCCTGCGAAGCGAGGGGAGGACTAA